The following are from one region of the Amylibacter sp. IMCC11727 genome:
- a CDS encoding FAD-dependent oxidoreductase, with the protein MKIARIPIVDRTNGWSAHLPPRTPRPSLNKDVAVDWVVLGAGYAGLAAARRLAQNCPDQHIGLIDAGAAGENASGRNSGFAIDLPHNVGSSLDELEGSHRFMRLARFSIDQLQDIVRTHNIDCDWSLDGRYHAAVSQRGVKTVLEPYAKELEALGEPFEWLDADAVRAKVGSDHFTAAVFTPGGALMNPAALTRGLADTLPENVTLFEHSPVISANFQNGVHLTTAHGSLRGPKMILAANGYSEQFGFYPNRFLHLAAHGSLTRRLTESEQQAYGVDAPWGLTPANAFAGITMRYTNDRRILIRQGLGYCPSQKVTPATQQRVKRTHKQLFDARFPMLPNVEIEHTWSGIVCLSQNSAPAFGQIAPNIWTAACQNAVGVSKGTFAGTLAADLATEQDNPLIADMFSLGEPSALPPRPFLDLGVRTRFAWELWRNRDEA; encoded by the coding sequence ATGAAAATCGCACGTATCCCAATTGTTGATCGCACAAATGGGTGGAGCGCCCATCTGCCCCCCAGAACGCCACGCCCGTCTTTGAACAAAGATGTGGCAGTGGATTGGGTGGTCTTGGGGGCAGGGTATGCAGGGCTGGCCGCCGCGCGGCGCTTGGCGCAAAATTGCCCCGATCAGCATATCGGGTTGATTGATGCAGGCGCGGCCGGGGAAAATGCCTCGGGCCGCAATTCCGGCTTTGCCATTGATCTGCCGCACAATGTGGGCTCTTCGCTTGATGAGTTGGAAGGATCGCATCGGTTTATGCGCTTGGCCCGATTTTCAATTGATCAACTGCAAGACATCGTGCGCACCCACAATATTGATTGTGATTGGTCGCTCGATGGGCGCTATCACGCGGCGGTGTCCCAGCGTGGTGTGAAAACGGTTTTGGAACCCTACGCCAAAGAATTGGAAGCATTGGGTGAGCCGTTTGAATGGTTAGATGCGGATGCCGTGCGGGCAAAAGTGGGCTCAGATCACTTTACCGCTGCAGTGTTCACACCTGGTGGAGCATTGATGAACCCTGCTGCGCTTACCCGTGGGTTGGCAGATACCTTGCCAGAAAATGTGACGCTGTTTGAACATTCCCCAGTGATCAGCGCAAATTTCCAAAATGGGGTTCATCTGACAACGGCACACGGATCGTTGCGCGGGCCAAAGATGATCCTCGCTGCTAATGGGTATTCTGAACAATTTGGGTTTTATCCCAACCGCTTTTTGCATTTGGCGGCCCATGGCAGTTTAACCCGCCGCCTGACAGAGTCCGAACAACAGGCCTATGGCGTGGATGCGCCATGGGGGCTGACCCCTGCAAATGCCTTTGCTGGCATAACGATGCGATACACAAATGATCGGCGTATTTTGATCCGTCAGGGCCTTGGATACTGCCCTAGCCAAAAGGTAACACCCGCCACGCAGCAAAGGGTTAAACGCACCCACAAACAGCTCTTTGATGCCCGCTTTCCCATGTTGCCCAACGTCGAGATTGAACACACATGGAGCGGCATTGTGTGCCTCTCACAAAACAGCGCCCCAGCGTTTGGGCAGATTGCGCCAAACATTTGGACAGCGGCGTGTCAAAACGCGGTGGGCGTTTCCAAAGGCACGTTTGCAGGCACTTTGGCCGCTGATCTGGCCACGGAGCAGGACAATCCGTTGATCGCGGATATGTTTAGTCTTGGCGAACCCAGTGCCTTGCCGCCGCGCCCGTTTTTGGATTTGGGTGTGCGCACGCGTTTCGCGTGGGAGCTGTGGAGAAATCGGGACGAAGCCTGA
- a CDS encoding RidA family protein: MAHTRIRKFNTSDTYPEQNLDNDLCQAVVVEGGKTVYLRGQCPQNLDDAKNIDSHDPVEQTHKVMQNIRQLIQEAGGEMEHLVKVVVYITDVRHREAVYRTMGEYIKGVHPVSTGLVVQALARPEWLVEIDGTAVIPS; the protein is encoded by the coding sequence ATGGCACATACGCGCATTCGTAAATTCAACACATCTGATACCTATCCAGAACAGAACCTCGACAATGATCTGTGTCAGGCGGTTGTGGTTGAAGGGGGCAAAACCGTTTACCTGCGCGGCCAATGCCCGCAAAATTTGGATGATGCGAAAAACATCGACAGCCATGATCCGGTTGAGCAAACCCATAAGGTTATGCAGAACATCCGCCAACTGATCCAAGAAGCCGGCGGTGAAATGGAACATCTTGTCAAAGTGGTGGTCTACATCACAGATGTGCGCCACCGCGAGGCGGTGTACCGCACCATGGGGGAATACATCAAAGGCGTGCATCCCGTGTCCACTGGCTTGGTGGTACAGGCCTTGGCGCGGCCCGAGTGGTTGGTAGAGATCGACGGCACAGCGGTGATCCCGTCATGA
- a CDS encoding TetR/AcrR family transcriptional regulator translates to MTLLSTAQTQKRDPQKTRDDWIVAALSALIEEGIEGVRILKLSKSLGVTRGSFYWHFENLDELLSAMVAEWRVRNTGIMLDVLEQSKTLEDGVLDLFAVWVDHSKFMPLLDQAIRDWGRRSDDIQALVSQEDDNRIAAISAFYQRHGYEKIEAFVRARVIYFTQLSYYALVGSEPFEKRKEYLETYFHCFTGRSISAQASEAFFSRILGQKAPS, encoded by the coding sequence TTGACCCTGCTTTCAACCGCACAGACACAAAAGCGCGACCCACAGAAAACCCGCGATGATTGGATTGTTGCCGCCCTATCGGCACTGATTGAAGAAGGGATTGAAGGGGTTCGTATCCTGAAACTGTCCAAATCGTTGGGCGTGACGCGCGGCAGTTTTTATTGGCATTTCGAAAACTTGGATGAGTTGCTGTCTGCCATGGTTGCGGAATGGCGCGTGCGCAATACAGGCATCATGCTGGATGTGCTGGAGCAGTCAAAAACGCTCGAAGATGGGGTGCTTGATCTGTTTGCGGTCTGGGTGGATCATTCCAAATTCATGCCCCTGTTAGATCAAGCGATCCGCGATTGGGGGCGGCGATCAGATGACATTCAGGCGCTTGTGTCCCAAGAAGACGACAACCGTATCGCGGCTATTTCGGCATTCTATCAACGGCATGGTTATGAAAAGATCGAAGCATTTGTCCGCGCCCGCGTCATCTATTTCACGCAGCTGAGTTATTACGCGTTGGTCGGATCAGAACCGTTTGAAAAACGCAAAGAGTATTTGGAAACCTATTTCCACTGTTTCACAGGCCGCAGCATTTCTGCGCAAGCCTCTGAGGCCTTCTTTTCCCGTATCCTTGGCCAGAAAGCCCCATCATGA
- a CDS encoding MoxR family ATPase has product MTLEALHARAEAFRAEISKTVHGQEEVIDLLLITLFAKGHALLEGPPGTAKTLLARSFAGALNLDFGRIQFTPDLMPGDVLGTSIFNFQTSEFTLTKGPVFSQVLLADEINRAPPKTQAALLQAMNERVVSIDGKDHDLGSEFIVIATQNPIEQQGTYPLPEAQLDRFLFKIVLEFPDEATEMAILKHHAAEPLDSAGVTGQLESVLDAKALQESRDVVDSIIIDDDILAYILRLVRATRNSPDISYGASTRAADALAAATRAAAALQGRDFAIPDDVKRLFVPSMRHRIVLGPGAEIEGRTSVQSLENILNQVEAPR; this is encoded by the coding sequence ATGACACTTGAAGCCCTTCACGCGCGCGCCGAAGCCTTTCGCGCCGAAATTTCCAAGACCGTCCATGGTCAGGAAGAGGTCATTGACCTGTTGCTTATCACCTTGTTTGCCAAAGGCCATGCCCTGCTCGAAGGGCCGCCCGGCACCGCGAAGACCCTGCTGGCACGCAGTTTCGCAGGGGCGTTGAACCTTGATTTCGGGCGCATCCAGTTCACGCCTGATCTGATGCCAGGCGATGTTTTGGGCACGTCGATTTTCAATTTTCAAACCTCTGAATTCACGCTGACCAAAGGGCCTGTGTTCAGCCAAGTACTGCTGGCCGATGAAATCAACCGCGCTCCGCCCAAAACACAAGCGGCGCTGTTGCAGGCCATGAACGAACGGGTGGTCAGCATTGATGGCAAAGACCATGATTTGGGGTCCGAATTTATCGTTATTGCCACGCAAAACCCAATTGAACAGCAAGGAACCTATCCCCTGCCAGAAGCACAACTTGACCGGTTCTTATTCAAGATCGTGTTGGAATTCCCTGATGAAGCCACCGAGATGGCGATTTTGAAACATCACGCAGCAGAACCACTGGATTCTGCTGGGGTCACAGGACAGCTTGAGAGCGTTCTGGATGCCAAAGCGCTGCAAGAAAGCCGTGATGTGGTGGACAGCATTATCATTGATGATGACATTCTGGCCTATATCCTGCGTCTGGTACGCGCCACGCGGAACAGCCCTGATATTTCTTATGGCGCTTCGACCCGCGCGGCAGATGCCCTGGCGGCTGCAACCCGTGCCGCCGCCGCGTTACAAGGACGCGATTTTGCGATCCCTGATGATGTGAAACGCCTGTTCGTACCCTCTATGCGTCACCGGATCGTGCTTGGCCCGGGCGCTGAAATCGAAGGGCGCACATCAGTGCAATCCCTTGAAAACATCCTTAACCAAGTTGAGGCCCCCCGCTGA
- a CDS encoding DUF58 domain-containing protein yields MAGAVALAISAMVLVLGQGLRDAALAPWVVLGLAVLIDLFLSRAPRKEVNVVVPPEMFVGETENFLFEISPPTNGMTGKVDWPEGLSGPDSISFGSDVETQVPVRAVRRGSWSINKLHLIWSSRFKLFERVPTLALSLDVKVVPNIRLVQSGQITSIVLSSMYGMKENRAVGEGTEFHQLRDFVTGMDVKSIDWKRSARHRNLVSRELRAERNHHVIVALDNGYLMREEIAGLPKIDHAVTAALATAWAAALGGDMVGFYAYDTRPNVFVEPKPGRAAFPSIRLRTSELDYVSLETNHTLAMTELNARTPKRSLIIIFSDFVDTTTAELMVENISVLSKRHAVIFVIMRDPNLENMTESAPDDMDQVAELVAAGQTLNERQVVLGRLASLGVTIVDAKPGTVTAQLISAYLDIKAREVI; encoded by the coding sequence TTGGCGGGTGCTGTCGCACTCGCCATTTCGGCCATGGTTTTGGTCCTCGGCCAAGGGCTGCGTGATGCAGCGCTTGCCCCTTGGGTCGTGCTTGGCCTTGCGGTGTTGATAGACCTGTTCTTATCGCGCGCGCCCCGAAAAGAAGTGAACGTTGTCGTTCCTCCTGAAATGTTTGTCGGCGAAACAGAAAATTTCTTGTTTGAGATTTCTCCACCCACGAACGGCATGACAGGCAAGGTTGATTGGCCCGAAGGCCTGTCAGGGCCTGACAGTATTTCGTTTGGGTCTGATGTGGAAACGCAGGTTCCTGTTCGCGCCGTGCGGCGGGGCAGTTGGTCCATCAATAAACTGCATTTGATTTGGTCGTCCCGATTTAAACTGTTTGAACGGGTGCCAACCTTGGCTCTCTCGCTGGATGTTAAAGTCGTCCCCAATATTCGGCTGGTGCAATCTGGTCAGATCACGTCGATTGTGTTGTCGAGCATGTACGGCATGAAAGAAAACCGCGCGGTGGGGGAAGGCACGGAATTTCACCAGTTGCGGGATTTTGTGACGGGTATGGATGTGAAATCTATTGATTGGAAACGGTCCGCACGCCACCGCAACTTGGTTTCGCGCGAATTGCGGGCCGAACGAAACCACCATGTGATTGTGGCCTTGGACAACGGCTATTTGATGCGCGAAGAAATTGCGGGGCTGCCAAAGATTGATCATGCGGTTACAGCGGCACTGGCCACCGCTTGGGCCGCGGCGTTGGGCGGGGATATGGTTGGCTTTTATGCCTATGACACGCGCCCGAATGTGTTTGTGGAACCCAAACCGGGTCGCGCGGCGTTCCCTTCGATCCGCCTGCGCACGTCAGAGCTGGATTACGTGAGTTTGGAAACCAATCACACGCTGGCCATGACAGAATTAAACGCCCGCACGCCCAAACGCAGTCTGATCATTATTTTTTCCGATTTTGTGGACACAACGACCGCAGAACTGATGGTGGAAAACATCAGCGTTCTGTCCAAACGGCACGCGGTTATTTTTGTGATCATGCGCGATCCTAATTTGGAAAATATGACGGAATCCGCACCAGATGACATGGATCAAGTGGCCGAATTGGTGGCCGCAGGGCAAACCCTGAATGAACGTCAAGTGGTGTTGGGGCGGTTGGCTTCCCTTGGGGTGACAATTGTGGACGCCAAGCCTGGCACGGTAACGGCACAACTGATTTCCGCATATCTCGATATCAAAGCGCGAGAGGTGATCTAA
- a CDS encoding CoA transferase — translation MQNDTSSPPTGPLAGLRVLDLSRILAGPTCTQLLGDYGADIIKVEKPGLGDDTRAWGPPYVTGKDGQPTSESAYYLSANRNKRSVAIDIATTEGAAKIKALARHCDIVIENFKTGGLKKYGLDAQTLLQDHPSLIYCSITGFGQTGPNAHKPGYDLLAQAFGGIMSLTGDPDGEPMKVGVGIADVVCGLYASTAILAALRHRDQTGVGQHIDVALADTTVSWLVNAGTNYLTSGQEQPRLGNQHPNIVPYQVFKAADGHLIVAAGNDAQYARFCEILDRADLATDPKFATNIARIEHRDDIVSILSDEIAKHKKHDLVAAMESSNVPGGSINTLSEVFASDQVAARGMKIEMPVEDAAKGRVDLIGNPVKFSETPVTYRHAPPTCGQHTDEVLRMILKDDGTNA, via the coding sequence ATGCAAAACGATACATCTTCTCCTCCTACTGGTCCGTTGGCTGGCCTGCGCGTTCTGGATCTTTCCCGTATTCTGGCAGGGCCGACCTGTACGCAGCTTTTGGGGGATTACGGCGCGGACATTATCAAGGTGGAAAAACCGGGGCTTGGGGATGACACCCGTGCGTGGGGGCCGCCCTATGTGACGGGTAAAGATGGGCAGCCTACATCCGAAAGCGCGTATTACCTGTCGGCAAACCGCAACAAACGGTCCGTTGCGATTGACATTGCCACCACAGAGGGCGCGGCCAAGATCAAAGCTTTGGCGCGTCATTGTGATATTGTGATTGAGAATTTCAAAACAGGCGGGCTGAAGAAATATGGCCTTGATGCGCAAACCTTGCTGCAAGACCATCCCAGCCTGATTTACTGTTCCATTACGGGATTTGGGCAAACAGGGCCAAATGCGCACAAACCTGGCTATGATCTATTGGCACAAGCCTTTGGCGGGATCATGAGCCTGACGGGTGATCCTGATGGGGAGCCCATGAAGGTCGGTGTTGGCATTGCTGATGTTGTCTGTGGTCTTTACGCCTCGACCGCGATTTTGGCTGCTTTGCGCCACCGCGATCAGACAGGTGTGGGCCAGCATATTGATGTTGCACTGGCCGATACCACGGTGTCTTGGCTGGTGAATGCTGGGACAAATTATCTGACCTCTGGGCAGGAACAGCCGCGATTGGGCAATCAGCACCCCAATATCGTGCCTTATCAAGTGTTCAAGGCAGCGGATGGGCATCTGATTGTCGCCGCGGGCAATGATGCCCAATATGCGCGGTTCTGCGAGATTTTGGATCGTGCTGATTTGGCTACCGACCCGAAATTCGCCACCAACATTGCGCGTATCGAACACCGCGATGACATCGTTTCGATCCTTTCGGATGAAATCGCAAAACACAAAAAGCATGATCTGGTGGCCGCGATGGAAAGCAGCAATGTGCCAGGCGGGTCCATCAACACCCTGTCCGAAGTCTTTGCTTCGGATCAAGTGGCCGCGCGGGGAATGAAGATCGAAATGCCAGTGGAAGATGCCGCAAAGGGCCGTGTGGATTTGATCGGCAATCCGGTTAAGTTCAGCGAAACGCCCGTAACCTATCGCCATGCGCCGCCCACCTGTGGGCAACACACAGATGAGGTGCTGCGCATGATTTTGAAAGACGATGGAACGAACGCTTAA
- a CDS encoding trimethylamine methyltransferase family protein — protein sequence MTHAPTRGRRKRNRSAAPAILRRPNYRQLKHPFPQQTMFSDDEIHAIHDTALRVIEELGIKVLLPEARDIFAKAGARVDDDHMVYLGRDVVEAALKTAPRSIRLRARNPLREQDYELGSMIFMPGVGCPNANDAERGRRPGSLADFTEAIKLCQHYDVMHTFGPLTEAQDVPIHLRHYETMRVQLEYGDKPMFLYARGRGQVQQGFEMAQTALNLTTEEFETGTWITTVINSNSPRMLDNPMAQGIIDFARANQISIITPFCLAGAMAPITPAGALTLQHAEALFGITLAQLARAGAPVSYGGFSSNVHMKSGAPAFGTPDHLKMQIGGGQLAKLIDLPWRTASGSASNTADMQSSLETVMGLWGGSMAHGTLLVHTAGWLEGGLTFGYEKFINDIESLQIFAELCERPKADDAEIGFDALADVQPGGHFFATQHTMDRYQTAFYEPIVADLNNFGSWTEAGSRTSTERAVDVWKGILRDFTPPEGGAEAVERMRSYVEKATAAGGAPPLD from the coding sequence ATGACACATGCTCCCACCCGTGGCCGTCGCAAGCGCAATCGCAGTGCCGCGCCCGCCATTTTGCGCAGACCAAATTATCGTCAGTTGAAACATCCGTTTCCACAACAGACCATGTTTTCGGATGACGAAATCCACGCCATTCACGACACCGCCCTGCGCGTGATCGAAGAGTTGGGGATCAAAGTTCTGCTGCCCGAAGCCCGCGATATCTTCGCCAAGGCTGGTGCGCGGGTAGATGATGATCACATGGTGTATTTGGGACGTGATGTGGTAGAAGCCGCGCTCAAAACAGCACCGCGCAGCATACGGTTGCGGGCGCGTAATCCGCTGCGCGAACAAGATTACGAATTGGGGTCTATGATCTTTATGCCTGGTGTTGGCTGCCCCAATGCCAATGATGCTGAACGGGGCCGCCGCCCTGGCAGTTTGGCGGATTTCACCGAAGCCATTAAGTTGTGCCAGCACTATGATGTGATGCACACCTTTGGCCCGTTGACCGAAGCCCAAGATGTGCCGATCCATTTGCGCCATTACGAAACCATGCGCGTTCAGCTGGAATACGGGGACAAGCCGATGTTTCTGTACGCCCGTGGGCGTGGTCAGGTGCAGCAAGGGTTTGAAATGGCGCAAACTGCGTTGAACCTCACCACTGAGGAGTTCGAAACGGGCACTTGGATCACCACTGTGATCAACTCAAACTCTCCGCGTATGTTGGACAATCCAATGGCCCAAGGGATCATTGATTTTGCCCGCGCCAATCAAATCTCGATCATCACACCGTTTTGTTTGGCCGGCGCGATGGCCCCGATCACGCCTGCGGGTGCATTGACCCTGCAACACGCCGAGGCCCTGTTTGGCATCACACTGGCCCAATTGGCCCGCGCAGGTGCGCCTGTCAGTTATGGTGGGTTCAGTTCAAACGTGCATATGAAATCGGGGGCGCCTGCCTTCGGCACCCCTGACCATTTGAAGATGCAGATTGGTGGGGGACAATTGGCCAAGCTGATTGACCTGCCGTGGCGCACGGCGTCTGGCTCTGCGTCGAATACGGCGGATATGCAATCGAGTCTTGAGACTGTGATGGGGCTTTGGGGTGGGTCCATGGCCCATGGTACGTTGTTGGTTCATACGGCGGGGTGGCTCGAAGGGGGGCTGACCTTTGGCTATGAAAAGTTCATCAACGATATTGAAAGCCTGCAAATCTTTGCAGAGCTGTGCGAGCGCCCCAAAGCGGATGACGCGGAGATTGGGTTTGATGCATTGGCTGATGTGCAACCCGGTGGGCATTTCTTTGCCACCCAGCACACGATGGATCGGTATCAAACCGCGTTTTACGAACCTATCGTGGCAGATTTGAACAATTTTGGCAGTTGGACAGAAGCAGGTTCGCGTACATCAACAGAAAGGGCGGTGGATGTTTGGAAGGGTATCCTGCGCGATTTCACCCCACCCGAAGGCGGGGCGGAGGCCGTGGAACGGATGCGATCCTATGTGGAAAAAGCAACCGCCGCAGGGGGCGCACCGCCGCTTGATTAG
- a CDS encoding DUF1028 domain-containing protein, whose amino-acid sequence MTFSVVARCAETGMFGLAISSSSPAVAARCAYTRAGVGAVASQNITDPRLGPFALDLMQGGMSAPEAIAGIRDQAQFLEYRQVLAIDKNGRTAIHSGPNSLGIWTEAHGTDVVAAGNLLANEDIPQALVDGFMSTTGHLGDRLIAAMRAGLAAGGEAGPVHSAGMQMCDAVPWPVADLRCDWTEDCPIEAIATAWDVYKPQLADYVQRALDPRAAPSYGVPGDE is encoded by the coding sequence ATGACTTTTTCCGTTGTGGCCCGATGCGCAGAAACGGGTATGTTTGGTCTGGCGATTTCATCGTCTTCCCCCGCCGTTGCGGCCCGTTGTGCCTATACCCGTGCAGGTGTTGGGGCTGTGGCCAGCCAGAACATCACCGATCCACGGCTTGGCCCCTTTGCGCTTGATCTGATGCAGGGGGGCATGTCCGCACCCGAAGCAATTGCAGGCATCCGCGATCAGGCACAATTTCTGGAATACCGCCAAGTACTCGCCATCGACAAAAATGGGCGCACGGCGATCCATTCAGGGCCAAATTCGCTGGGTATCTGGACCGAAGCCCACGGTACAGATGTTGTGGCTGCGGGGAACCTTTTGGCCAACGAAGATATCCCTCAGGCTCTGGTTGACGGGTTCATGTCGACCACAGGGCATTTGGGGGATCGATTAATTGCGGCCATGCGTGCCGGATTGGCCGCAGGCGGCGAGGCAGGCCCCGTGCATTCCGCAGGGATGCAGATGTGTGACGCCGTGCCATGGCCAGTGGCTGATCTGCGATGTGACTGGACAGAAGATTGCCCAATCGAAGCCATCGCAACCGCGTGGGACGTGTATAAACCACAATTGGCGGATTACGTGCAGCGTGCGCTCGACCCAAGGGCCGCGCCCTCCTACGGCGTGCCAGGCGACGAATAA
- a CDS encoding RDD family protein, with protein sequence MRFWFKKRAKPERPGFDELMPPEGVPLYFEIATFGVRFGAQLVDILITFIAAIALLIFLGSIGLSTPNTMMAIASMLFFLIRIPYYVVSELLWNGQTLGKRMVKIKVIAADSGSLTAQSLVVRNLMKEAEIFLPGTLLFSLSAASPMWSLISLAWICGVIAVPLFNRRSQRLGDMIAGTFVIHLPKPILLKDLALSPSVSNVKASKFTFLSHQLEHYGAFELQTLEDLLRADASVYNASTAMRRKNTIDAVVKQIRKKIDFADKVQPSENLEFLQSFYNAQRAFLEQRQLFGDKRANKRHAEKIETETT encoded by the coding sequence ATGAGGTTCTGGTTCAAAAAACGCGCCAAACCCGAACGGCCCGGATTTGACGAATTGATGCCACCAGAAGGCGTGCCGCTTTATTTTGAAATCGCCACCTTTGGCGTGCGGTTTGGGGCGCAATTGGTCGATATCCTGATCACATTTATCGCGGCGATTGCGCTGTTGATTTTCCTGGGCTCCATCGGGCTCTCCACGCCAAACACCATGATGGCCATCGCGTCCATGTTGTTTTTCCTTATTCGTATTCCGTATTACGTGGTGTCCGAATTGCTGTGGAACGGGCAAACGCTGGGCAAACGGATGGTGAAAATTAAGGTGATTGCTGCGGACAGCGGGTCGTTGACGGCGCAATCACTTGTGGTGCGCAATCTGATGAAAGAGGCAGAGATTTTCTTGCCGGGCACCTTGTTGTTTTCCCTTTCGGCGGCAAGCCCGATGTGGTCTTTGATATCGCTTGCATGGATTTGCGGTGTGATTGCGGTGCCGTTGTTCAATCGGCGCAGCCAACGACTGGGTGATATGATCGCGGGGACGTTTGTCATCCATTTGCCTAAACCGATCCTGCTCAAAGACTTGGCCTTGTCGCCAAGTGTAAGCAACGTCAAAGCATCAAAGTTCACTTTCCTGTCGCACCAGTTGGAACACTATGGCGCGTTCGAATTGCAAACGCTCGAAGATTTGCTGCGCGCCGATGCGTCTGTCTATAATGCCTCAACCGCAATGCGGCGCAAAAATACGATTGATGCAGTGGTCAAACAAATCCGCAAAAAGATCGATTTCGCAGACAAAGTACAACCGTCTGAAAACCTCGAATTTTTACAGAGCTTTTATAACGCGCAGCGCGCGTTCCTCGAACAACGCCAACTTTTTGGCGACAAACGTGCCAACAAACGGCATGCTGAAAAAATAGAAACGGAAACAACTTAA
- a CDS encoding stage II sporulation protein M — protein MSDQTDVMRSARFRAERETDWRKLEALTSKAERQGFNRMTFAEARDLASLYRRSTTALSIARQISLDRALLRYLEALTSRAYLSVYAPQERLGGLLRKFLTQGAPQAMRRSWVYILIGFLCMFLGAAAGYFLFFENASWFYVFMPPELAGGRGPDSSTEFLRGVIYDSDPKVNGLGAFATYLFSHNTRIAIFVFGLGAFLCVPAILLTFYNGLILGAFYALHVERGLGLDLAGWLSIHGVTELSAICIACGGGVQLGAAVLFPGQRTRKDALRDAGKDAVKLALVAAIMLIAAALLEGFGRQLIQDRTARLVIGWGIGGLWLAWFVLAGRSRS, from the coding sequence ATGAGCGATCAAACCGATGTCATGCGATCCGCGCGCTTTCGTGCAGAACGAGAAACAGATTGGCGCAAACTCGAAGCCTTAACATCAAAGGCAGAACGGCAAGGGTTTAACCGTATGACCTTTGCGGAGGCCCGCGATCTGGCAAGCCTCTATCGGCGCAGCACAACGGCCCTGTCCATTGCACGGCAGATCTCGCTTGATCGGGCTTTGTTGCGATACCTAGAGGCGCTGACCTCACGCGCATATCTAAGCGTTTACGCCCCCCAAGAACGCTTGGGTGGATTGCTGCGCAAATTCCTCACGCAAGGGGCACCCCAAGCGATGCGGCGGTCGTGGGTTTATATCCTGATCGGGTTTCTGTGCATGTTTCTGGGCGCAGCAGCAGGATATTTCCTATTCTTTGAAAACGCGTCTTGGTTTTATGTTTTCATGCCCCCTGAATTGGCGGGCGGGCGTGGGCCTGACAGCTCCACCGAGTTTTTGCGCGGGGTCATTTATGATAGCGATCCAAAGGTAAATGGTCTTGGAGCCTTTGCCACATATCTGTTTTCGCACAACACGCGTATCGCCATTTTCGTCTTTGGGCTGGGCGCGTTTCTATGCGTTCCTGCGATCCTGCTGACGTTTTACAATGGTCTGATCCTTGGGGCGTTTTATGCGCTGCATGTGGAACGGGGCTTGGGGCTGGACCTTGCAGGGTGGCTTTCGATTCACGGTGTGACCGAACTTTCGGCCATTTGCATCGCGTGTGGCGGCGGTGTGCAATTGGGTGCGGCCGTGCTGTTTCCTGGGCAACGTACTCGCAAAGACGCATTGCGTGATGCGGGTAAAGATGCGGTAAAGCTGGCGTTGGTTGCTGCCATTATGTTGATTGCCGCAGCACTCCTCGAAGGGTTCGGTCGGCAATTGATCCAAGATCGCACCGCGCGGTTGGTCATTGGCTGGGGGATCGGCGGGCTGTGGCTCGCATGGTTCGTATTGGCAGGGCGGTCCCGATCATGA